One Stenotrophomonas sp. SAU14A_NAIMI4_5 DNA segment encodes these proteins:
- a CDS encoding CBS domain-containing protein: protein MNVRELLQSKKEAVITIDSEDTIGAAAHKMSANKIAALVVIKDGVPVGIISEKDIVRSLADDGPQAGRRVISTVPTTGLEGIAPEATLKQAMSLMTYSRRRHLMVTDGNTLVGILSLGDIVKNLLGELELEKAVLQDIYMAAH, encoded by the coding sequence ATGAACGTCCGCGAACTCCTGCAATCCAAGAAAGAAGCTGTCATCACCATCGATTCGGAAGACACCATCGGTGCCGCCGCCCACAAGATGAGCGCGAATAAAATCGCTGCCCTGGTGGTGATCAAGGACGGGGTGCCGGTCGGCATCATCTCCGAGAAGGACATCGTGCGCAGCCTGGCCGACGACGGCCCGCAGGCCGGCCGCCGGGTGATCTCCACCGTGCCGACCACCGGCCTGGAAGGCATCGCGCCGGAGGCCACCCTGAAGCAGGCCATGTCGCTGATGACGTACTCGCGTCGCCGCCACCTGATGGTCACCGACGGCAACACGCTGGTCGGCATCCTCAGCCTGGGCGATATCGTGAAGAACCTGCTGGGCGAGCTGGAGCTGGAAAAGGCCGTATTGCAGGACATCTACATGGCCGCCCACTGA
- a CDS encoding SDR family oxidoreductase, which yields MSAAPPIAAWPAAPLQGKVVLITAGANGIGRGVAQAVLGAGGRVLIGDLDVEAGQACLDEWQRGDDAAFQRLDIADEASVRDFIGAAQQRFGRIDGLVNNAGIAGPHGTVLQDMEWDEWQRRLSSLHGAFLCSKHALPALKASAAGSIINVASTRAWQSEANSEAYAAAKGGLVAFTHALAISAGPAVRVNSISPGWIGTTAWQAPSRRHAPEYSASDHGQHPVGRVGEPEDIGALAVYLLSSLSGFSTGQDFIVDGGMTRKMIYAD from the coding sequence GTGAGCGCGGCCCCACCCATCGCCGCGTGGCCGGCGGCACCGCTGCAGGGCAAGGTGGTACTCATCACCGCCGGTGCAAACGGCATCGGCCGCGGCGTGGCGCAGGCCGTGCTGGGCGCCGGTGGCCGCGTGCTGATCGGCGACCTGGACGTGGAAGCAGGCCAGGCCTGCCTGGACGAATGGCAGCGTGGCGATGATGCCGCGTTCCAGCGCCTGGACATCGCCGACGAAGCCAGCGTGCGCGACTTCATCGGCGCGGCGCAGCAGCGTTTCGGCCGCATCGATGGCCTGGTCAACAACGCCGGTATCGCCGGCCCGCACGGCACCGTGCTGCAGGACATGGAATGGGACGAGTGGCAGCGACGGCTGTCCTCGCTGCATGGCGCGTTCCTGTGCAGCAAGCATGCGCTGCCGGCACTGAAGGCCAGCGCGGCCGGTTCGATCATCAACGTCGCCTCCACCCGCGCGTGGCAGTCGGAAGCCAACAGCGAGGCCTATGCCGCCGCCAAGGGTGGGCTGGTGGCCTTCACCCACGCGCTGGCGATCAGTGCCGGCCCGGCGGTACGCGTGAACAGCATCAGCCCCGGCTGGATCGGCACCACCGCCTGGCAGGCTCCTTCGCGGCGGCATGCGCCGGAGTATTCGGCCAGCGACCACGGCCAGCACCCGGTCGGGCGCGTGGGCGAGCCCGAAGACATCGGCGCACTGGCGGTGTACCTGCTGTCGTCGCTGTCCGGTTTCAGCACCGGGCAGGATTTCATCGTCGACGGCGGCATGACGCGGAAGATGATCTACGCCGATTGA
- a CDS encoding benzaldehyde dehydrogenase — MTASSPWLPDELWSGAFFDGQWQAASQRQPVIEPATGQTLGEVGLADAAQVATSAAAAAQAQQAWAAAPYEQRAQVLRQAARLAEDNIDTLVDWLVRESGSTRLKAGFEAKVTIKALHEAAALPSRSTGEILPSEPGRLNLARRRPLGVVGVISPFNFPLYLAMRAVAPAIALGNAVVLKPDPRTAVCGGAVIARLFEQAGLPAGVLHMLPGDGAAGAALTSDPHVAMIQFTGSTAAGRKVGEAAGKHLKKVSLELGGKNSLIILDDADLDLAVANTAWGVYLHQGQICMATGRVLVHRKIHAAFLEKLVAKAKSLKVGDPAREDVAIGPLINATQRDHAARVVADAVKAGATLEAGGTHQDLFFAPTVLGNVAADNPAFNEEIFAPVAVVVPFDDDDQAVQLANDSEYGLSMAIVSSNVGRALKLGERLRTGLLHINDQTVNDEVINPFGGVGASGNGTSIGGPANWEEFTQWQWLTVKGEAPAYPI, encoded by the coding sequence ATGACTGCATCTTCCCCGTGGCTGCCGGACGAACTCTGGTCCGGCGCCTTCTTCGACGGCCAGTGGCAGGCCGCCAGCCAGCGCCAGCCGGTGATCGAACCGGCCACCGGCCAGACCCTCGGCGAGGTCGGCCTGGCCGATGCCGCCCAGGTCGCCACTTCGGCCGCCGCCGCCGCGCAGGCCCAGCAGGCCTGGGCCGCCGCCCCCTACGAACAGCGTGCGCAGGTGCTGCGCCAGGCCGCGCGCCTGGCCGAAGACAACATCGACACCCTGGTGGACTGGCTGGTGCGCGAAAGCGGTTCGACCCGCCTCAAGGCCGGCTTCGAGGCCAAGGTGACCATCAAGGCACTGCACGAAGCCGCCGCGCTGCCCTCGCGCAGCACCGGTGAAATCCTGCCCTCCGAACCGGGCCGGTTGAATCTGGCCCGGCGCCGTCCGCTGGGCGTGGTCGGGGTCATCTCACCGTTCAATTTCCCGCTGTACCTGGCCATGCGCGCGGTGGCACCGGCCATCGCGCTCGGCAATGCCGTGGTGCTCAAGCCCGACCCGCGCACCGCGGTGTGCGGTGGTGCGGTCATCGCCCGCCTGTTCGAACAGGCCGGGCTGCCGGCCGGCGTGCTGCACATGCTGCCCGGTGACGGCGCCGCCGGTGCCGCGCTGACCAGCGATCCGCACGTGGCGATGATCCAGTTCACCGGTTCCACCGCCGCAGGCCGCAAGGTCGGCGAAGCGGCCGGCAAGCACCTGAAGAAGGTCTCGCTGGAACTGGGTGGCAAGAACTCGCTGATCATCCTCGACGATGCCGACCTCGATCTGGCCGTGGCCAACACTGCCTGGGGCGTGTACCTGCACCAGGGCCAGATCTGCATGGCCACCGGCCGCGTGCTGGTGCACAGGAAGATCCATGCCGCGTTCCTGGAAAAGCTGGTGGCCAAGGCCAAGTCGCTGAAGGTCGGCGACCCGGCACGCGAAGACGTGGCGATCGGTCCGCTGATCAACGCCACCCAGCGCGACCATGCCGCCCGCGTGGTGGCCGACGCGGTCAAGGCCGGCGCCACGCTGGAAGCCGGCGGTACCCACCAGGACCTGTTCTTCGCGCCCACCGTGCTCGGCAACGTGGCTGCCGACAACCCGGCATTCAATGAAGAAATCTTCGCGCCGGTGGCGGTCGTGGTGCCGTTCGACGATGACGACCAGGCCGTGCAGCTGGCCAACGACAGCGAATACGGCCTGTCGATGGCCATCGTGTCCAGCAACGTCGGCCGCGCGCTGAAGCTCGGCGAACGCCTGCGCACCGGCCTGCTGCACATCAACGACCAGACGGTGAACGACGAAGTGATCAATCCCTTCGGCGGCGTCGGTGCGTCCGGCAACGGCACCAGCATCGGCGGCCCGGCCAACTGGGAAGAGTTCACCCAGTGGCAGTGGTTGACCGTCAAGGGCGAAGCGCCCGCCTATCCGATCTGA
- a CDS encoding PLP-dependent cysteine synthase family protein: MSQREWVAAAIRKIEADFNRSADTHLIPLALPGFEGIDVYLKDESSHPTGSLKHRLARSLFLYALANGWLREGRPVIEASSGSTAVSEAYFARLLGLPFIAVMPATTSPEKIAAIEFHGGRCHLVERACDLNCDSERLARETGGHFMDQFTYAERATDWRANNNIAESIFKQMAEEPSPIPEWIVCSPGTGGTAATLGRYVSYRRHDTRILCADPEISVFFEGYQAAVAGEPDWRGLTCSGGSRVEGIGRPRVESSFIPTSVDAMVKVPDALSLAAMRYVSRQVGRRVGGSTGTNFIGVLQAAQWMREAGHQGSIVSILCDAGERYAHSYYDPAWYGRQGIDVDGADAQLAAAVAGQGLPELPWCSLEAL, encoded by the coding sequence ATGTCGCAGCGTGAATGGGTGGCCGCCGCCATCCGCAAGATCGAAGCCGATTTCAACCGTTCCGCCGATACCCACCTGATCCCGCTGGCACTGCCCGGGTTCGAGGGCATCGACGTGTACCTCAAGGATGAATCGAGCCACCCCACCGGCAGCCTGAAGCACCGCCTGGCGCGCTCGCTGTTCCTGTACGCGCTGGCCAACGGCTGGCTGCGCGAGGGGCGGCCGGTGATCGAGGCGTCCAGCGGCTCGACCGCGGTGTCCGAAGCCTATTTCGCGCGCCTGCTCGGCCTGCCGTTCATCGCGGTGATGCCGGCAACGACCTCGCCGGAAAAGATCGCCGCGATTGAATTCCACGGCGGCCGCTGCCACCTGGTCGAGCGCGCCTGCGACCTCAACTGCGATTCGGAACGGCTGGCCCGCGAGACCGGCGGCCATTTCATGGACCAGTTCACCTACGCCGAACGGGCCACCGACTGGCGCGCCAACAACAACATCGCCGAATCCATCTTCAAGCAGATGGCCGAGGAGCCCAGCCCGATCCCGGAATGGATCGTGTGCAGCCCCGGCACCGGCGGCACCGCGGCCACCCTCGGCCGCTATGTCAGCTACCGCCGGCATGACACCCGCATCCTCTGCGCCGACCCGGAAATCTCGGTGTTCTTCGAGGGCTACCAGGCCGCCGTGGCAGGCGAGCCGGACTGGCGCGGGCTGACCTGCAGCGGCGGTTCGCGGGTGGAAGGCATCGGCCGGCCGCGGGTGGAATCGAGCTTCATCCCGACCAGCGTCGATGCGATGGTGAAGGTGCCCGATGCACTCAGCCTGGCGGCGATGCGCTACGTCAGCCGCCAGGTCGGGCGTCGCGTCGGCGGCTCCACCGGCACCAACTTCATCGGCGTGCTGCAGGCCGCGCAGTGGATGCGCGAAGCCGGCCACCAGGGCAGCATCGTCAGCATCCTGTGTGATGCCGGCGAGCGCTATGCGCACAGTTATTACGACCCGGCGTGGTACGGCCGCCAGGGCATCGACGTGGACGGCGCCGACGCGCAGCTGGCCGCGGCCGTGGCCGGGCAGGGCCTGCCCGAACTGCCGTGGTGCAGCCTGGAAGCGTTGTAA
- a CDS encoding M3 family metallopeptidase, which yields MTVANPLLDASGLPPFEAIRPEHVAPALDVLLADAEAAVKTAEQVQPVRWETFVTPLDDATERLWRAWGLVGHLQGVVNTPELREAYNSNLPRVTRFASALGQNLALYRQYQALAASAEAAGFDEARRKVLDNTLRDFRLGGAELDADAQQRFAAIKEELSALSAKFSQNVLDATDAWSLIVEDEARLAGVPDDVKAAARAAAEKDGKTGWKLTLQMPCYLPVQTWGEDRDLREILYRASAQRASEFGDEALDNGGNIDRILALRAELAALLGFASYADYSVATKMAQDPAEVLAFLRDLATRAKPFAGKDRAELEQFAREQLGIDSLQAWDLAFAADRLKQARYSYSEQEVKQYFTEPKVLGGLFSVIEQLYGLRVQDDSAPVWHEDVRFFRLVDAQGALVGQFYLDLYAREGKRGGAWMDDCRNRRDRADGSVQTPLVYLVCNFGRGANGKPATFSHNEVTTLFHEMGHGLHQLLTRIGELGVAGINGVEWDAVELPSQFMENFCWEWDHLQGMTAHVDTGEPLPRALYERMLAARNFHSGMATVRQLEFGLFDMLVHSQFEPAQDSVLALLDRVRGEVAVNHPPAWNRFPHQFSHIFAGGYAAGYYSYKWAEVLSADAYAAFEEAPQALAETGARFRDEILSRGGSRPAAENFKAFRGRAPQIDALLRHSGMA from the coding sequence GTGACCGTTGCCAACCCCCTGCTCGATGCTTCCGGCCTGCCGCCCTTCGAGGCCATCCGCCCCGAGCACGTGGCGCCGGCGCTGGACGTGCTGCTGGCCGACGCCGAAGCCGCCGTCAAAACGGCCGAGCAGGTGCAGCCGGTGCGCTGGGAAACCTTCGTGACCCCGCTGGACGATGCCACCGAACGCCTGTGGCGCGCCTGGGGCCTGGTCGGCCACCTGCAGGGCGTGGTCAACACCCCCGAGCTGCGCGAGGCCTACAACAGCAACCTGCCGCGGGTGACCCGCTTCGCCAGCGCGCTGGGCCAGAACCTGGCGCTGTACCGCCAGTACCAGGCGCTGGCCGCCAGCGCGGAAGCGGCCGGCTTCGACGAGGCCCGGCGCAAGGTGCTGGACAACACCCTGCGTGATTTCCGCCTGGGCGGTGCCGAACTGGACGCCGACGCGCAGCAGCGCTTCGCTGCGATCAAGGAAGAGCTGTCGGCGCTGTCGGCGAAGTTCTCGCAGAACGTGCTCGACGCCACCGATGCCTGGTCGCTGATCGTGGAAGACGAAGCGCGCCTGGCCGGCGTGCCGGACGACGTCAAGGCGGCTGCGCGTGCCGCCGCCGAAAAAGACGGCAAGACCGGCTGGAAGCTGACCCTGCAGATGCCATGCTACCTGCCCGTGCAGACCTGGGGCGAAGACCGCGACCTGCGCGAGATCCTGTACCGCGCCAGCGCGCAGCGTGCATCCGAATTCGGCGACGAGGCGCTGGACAACGGTGGCAACATCGACCGCATCCTCGCCCTGCGCGCCGAACTGGCCGCGCTGCTGGGTTTTGCCTCCTACGCCGATTATTCGGTGGCCACCAAGATGGCGCAGGACCCGGCCGAAGTGCTGGCCTTCCTGCGTGACCTGGCCACCCGTGCCAAGCCGTTCGCAGGCAAGGACCGCGCCGAGCTGGAACAGTTCGCCCGCGAGCAGCTGGGCATCGACAGCCTGCAGGCCTGGGACCTGGCGTTCGCCGCCGACCGCCTGAAGCAGGCGCGTTACAGCTATTCCGAACAGGAAGTGAAGCAGTACTTCACCGAGCCGAAGGTGCTGGGCGGCCTGTTCTCGGTGATCGAGCAGCTGTATGGCCTGCGCGTGCAGGACGACAGCGCGCCGGTGTGGCACGAGGACGTGCGCTTCTTCCGCCTGGTCGATGCGCAGGGCGCGCTGGTGGGCCAGTTCTATCTGGATCTGTACGCGCGCGAAGGCAAGCGCGGTGGCGCCTGGATGGATGATTGCCGCAACCGCCGTGATCGCGCCGATGGCAGCGTGCAGACGCCGCTGGTCTACCTGGTGTGCAACTTCGGCCGCGGTGCCAACGGCAAGCCGGCCACCTTCAGCCACAACGAAGTGACCACCCTGTTCCATGAAATGGGCCATGGCCTGCACCAGTTGCTGACCCGCATCGGCGAGCTGGGCGTGGCCGGCATCAACGGCGTGGAATGGGATGCGGTGGAGCTGCCCAGCCAGTTCATGGAGAACTTCTGCTGGGAATGGGACCACCTGCAGGGCATGACCGCGCACGTGGACACGGGCGAACCGCTGCCGCGCGCGCTGTACGAGCGCATGCTGGCCGCGCGCAACTTCCACAGTGGCATGGCGACCGTGCGCCAGCTGGAATTCGGCCTGTTCGACATGCTGGTGCACAGCCAGTTCGAACCGGCGCAGGACAGCGTGCTGGCGCTGCTGGACCGCGTGCGTGGCGAAGTGGCGGTGAACCATCCGCCGGCCTGGAATCGCTTCCCGCACCAGTTCAGCCACATCTTTGCGGGTGGTTATGCGGCCGGTTACTACAGCTACAAGTGGGCCGAGGTGCTCAGCGCCGATGCCTATGCGGCGTTTGAAGAAGCGCCGCAGGCGCTGGCTGAAACCGGTGCGCGCTTCCGCGACGAAATCCTCTCGCGCGGTGGCAGCCGTCCGGCGGCGGAGAACTTCAAGGCGTTCCGCGGCCGCGCGCCGCAGATCGACGCGTTGCTGCGCCATTCGGGCATGGCGTAA
- a CDS encoding DUF1415 domain-containing protein, whose amino-acid sequence MTDPALPTDDPIAATRLWLERIVIGLNLCPFAKAVYVKDQVRFVLSDATTPEALVEQLVEELVLLRDTPAEQIDTTLIVHPQVLTDFLDYNDFLDNADAAIEALDLQGILQVASFHPDYQFDGVAADDASNYTNRAPFPTLHLLREESVERAVDAFPDPDVIVERNIQTLDRIGVAGWHRRLRGEDLS is encoded by the coding sequence ATGACCGACCCCGCCCTGCCCACCGACGACCCGATCGCCGCCACCCGCCTGTGGCTGGAGCGCATCGTGATCGGCCTGAACCTGTGCCCGTTTGCCAAGGCGGTATACGTGAAGGACCAGGTCCGCTTCGTACTCAGCGATGCGACCACGCCCGAGGCGCTGGTTGAACAGCTAGTCGAGGAGCTCGTGCTGCTGCGCGACACCCCCGCCGAGCAGATCGACACCACCCTGATCGTGCATCCGCAGGTGCTGACCGATTTCCTCGACTACAACGATTTTCTCGACAACGCCGACGCTGCCATCGAGGCACTGGACCTGCAGGGCATCCTGCAGGTGGCCAGCTTCCACCCGGACTACCAGTTCGATGGCGTGGCCGCCGACGATGCCAGCAACTACACCAACCGCGCGCCCTTCCCCACCCTGCACCTGCTGCGCGAGGAAAGTGTGGAACGCGCCGTGGACGCCTTCCCGGACCCGGACGTGATCGTCGAGCGCAACATCCAGACCCTGGACCGCATCGGCGTGGCCGGCTGGCACCGTCGCCTGCGCGGGGAAGACCTGTCGTGA
- a CDS encoding pectinesterase family protein, with protein MPQLSRFSLPLAGLLVLAALPAAARDWVVAADGSGDYRSVQAAIDAVPDGNRTRQVIVLREGLYRGVVKVPKEKSRVTLRGAGAGASILSWNNYADLVDPATGKAMRTSGSATVYVYGDEFIAEDLTIENNAGNVGQALALYAAPPRGGFRNVRLLGNQDTLYTHEGSVLHFKDCYIEGTVDFIFGAATALFDDCTIVSKGKLGWVTAASTPEGQRFGYVFRRALLRGEGMGTAYLGRPWRPFARTVFLQSNLGPHIVQAGWHNWDKPDAERTTYYGEFGSVGAGASPEERVAWSHHLSGDEAAQYTTEAVLGSWRPFP; from the coding sequence ATGCCGCAGCTAAGCCGTTTCTCCCTCCCCCTGGCCGGCCTGCTGGTGCTGGCCGCGCTGCCTGCCGCCGCGCGCGACTGGGTGGTGGCCGCCGATGGCAGCGGTGACTACCGCAGCGTGCAGGCGGCCATCGATGCGGTGCCCGACGGCAACCGCACGCGCCAGGTCATCGTGCTGCGCGAGGGGCTGTACCGCGGCGTGGTGAAGGTGCCGAAGGAAAAGAGCCGGGTGACGCTGCGCGGCGCCGGCGCCGGCGCGTCCATCCTCAGCTGGAACAACTACGCCGACCTGGTCGATCCGGCCACCGGCAAAGCGATGCGCACCAGTGGCTCGGCCACGGTGTACGTGTATGGCGATGAGTTCATCGCCGAAGACCTGACCATCGAGAACAACGCCGGCAACGTCGGCCAGGCACTGGCGCTGTATGCCGCACCGCCGCGCGGCGGCTTCCGCAACGTGCGCCTGCTCGGCAACCAGGACACGCTCTACACGCACGAAGGCAGCGTGCTGCACTTCAAGGACTGCTACATCGAAGGCACGGTGGATTTCATCTTCGGTGCGGCCACGGCGTTGTTCGATGACTGCACGATCGTGTCCAAGGGCAAGCTGGGCTGGGTCACCGCGGCATCCACGCCGGAAGGACAGCGCTTCGGCTACGTGTTCCGTCGCGCGCTGCTGCGTGGCGAAGGCATGGGCACCGCCTACCTGGGGCGGCCGTGGCGGCCGTTCGCACGCACGGTATTCCTGCAGTCCAACCTGGGCCCGCACATCGTGCAGGCTGGCTGGCACAACTGGGACAAGCCCGATGCCGAACGTACCACTTACTACGGCGAGTTCGGCAGCGTCGGTGCCGGTGCCTCACCGGAAGAACGCGTGGCGTGGTCGCATCACCTGTCCGGTGACGAGGCCGCGCAGTACACCACCGAGGCGGTGCTCGGCAGCTGGCGACCGTTCCCCTGA
- a CDS encoding VOC family protein, translating into METMELHRGRLIDHLQLVVRDLAASRRFYQAVFDAIGIPIAGEGPDYFWADELFISTASSEAAAGQLTGRHHLAFQARDAATVDAFHAAALAAGGTDNGAPGERPYHPGYYGAFVLDPDGNNIEVVYHGPATYSADSVKVSF; encoded by the coding sequence ATGGAAACGATGGAACTGCATCGCGGGCGCCTGATCGACCACCTGCAGCTGGTGGTGCGTGACCTGGCCGCCAGCCGCCGCTTCTACCAGGCCGTGTTCGATGCCATCGGCATCCCCATCGCCGGCGAAGGCCCGGACTATTTCTGGGCCGACGAACTGTTCATTTCCACCGCCAGCAGCGAGGCCGCCGCCGGCCAGCTGACCGGACGCCATCACCTAGCATTCCAGGCGCGTGATGCGGCCACGGTGGATGCCTTCCACGCTGCCGCACTGGCGGCAGGTGGCACCGACAACGGCGCGCCGGGCGAGCGGCCCTACCACCCGGGTTACTACGGCGCCTTCGTGCTCGACCCCGATGGCAACAACATCGAAGTGGTCTACCACGGCCCGGCGACCTACAGCGCCGACTCGGTGAAGGTCAGCTTCTGA
- the gloA gene encoding lactoylglutathione lyase, producing the protein MTLPALRDIPGVAAQAPAETHGFVFNHTMLRVKDITASLDFYTRVLGYQLIDKRDFAEAQFSLYFLAYVPAGVAVPEDDATRRVWMAGLPGVLELTHNHGTETQDGPVYHDGNSDPRGFGHICVSVPELESACQRFEDLGVPFQKRLTDGRMKNIAFIKDPDGYWVEIIANA; encoded by the coding sequence ATGACCCTTCCCGCCCTGCGCGATATTCCCGGCGTGGCTGCCCAGGCCCCGGCCGAAACCCACGGCTTCGTGTTCAACCACACCATGCTGCGGGTCAAGGACATCACCGCCTCGCTGGACTTCTACACCCGCGTGCTCGGCTACCAGCTGATCGACAAGCGTGATTTCGCCGAAGCCCAGTTCAGCCTGTACTTCCTGGCCTACGTGCCGGCCGGCGTGGCCGTGCCGGAAGACGATGCCACCCGCCGCGTGTGGATGGCCGGCCTGCCGGGCGTGCTGGAACTGACCCACAACCACGGCACCGAGACCCAGGATGGCCCGGTCTACCACGACGGCAACAGCGACCCGCGCGGCTTCGGCCACATCTGCGTGTCGGTGCCGGAACTGGAATCGGCCTGCCAGCGCTTCGAAGACCTCGGCGTGCCGTTCCAGAAGCGCCTGACCGATGGCCGCATGAAGAACATCGCCTTCATCAAGGACCCGGACGGTTACTGGGTCGAGATCATCGCCAACGCCTGA
- a CDS encoding NAD(P)-dependent alcohol dehydrogenase, whose protein sequence is MNDNTATREITAAVVRGKEQPFVIEQAQLRGPQDDEVLVKVVATGLCHTDLIVRDQYYPVPLPAVLGHEGAGIVEAVGPNVRDLKVGDHVVLTYGACGHCNPCRGGHGAYCKDFFGLNFGGDDGHGHTAITDAQGQPLHDHFFAQSSFATFAIAREINAIKVPDDAPLELLGPLGCGIQTGAGAVLNSLKVRSGSSFASYGAGAVGLSAVMAAKVAGATTIIAIDVVPSRLELALELGATHVVNSRETDVVEAVRAITGGGADFALESTGRPEVLSAGIEALGGLGMMGVVGAPKLGTTASFDVNNLLLGGRSIRGIVEGDSVPQVFIPQLVTLFLQGRFPFDKLVKFYPLEQINQAAEDSTRGITLKPILRIAA, encoded by the coding sequence ATGAACGACAACACCGCAACGCGTGAGATCACCGCCGCCGTGGTCCGCGGCAAGGAACAGCCTTTCGTCATCGAGCAGGCGCAGCTGCGCGGCCCGCAGGACGACGAGGTACTGGTGAAGGTGGTGGCCACCGGCCTCTGCCACACCGACCTGATCGTGCGCGACCAGTACTACCCGGTGCCGTTGCCGGCGGTGCTCGGCCATGAAGGCGCCGGCATCGTCGAAGCCGTGGGCCCGAACGTGCGCGACCTGAAGGTGGGTGACCACGTGGTGCTGACCTACGGCGCCTGCGGCCACTGCAATCCCTGCCGCGGCGGCCACGGTGCCTACTGCAAGGATTTCTTCGGGCTCAACTTCGGCGGCGACGATGGCCACGGCCATACCGCCATCACCGATGCGCAGGGCCAGCCGCTGCACGATCATTTCTTCGCGCAGTCCTCGTTCGCCACCTTCGCCATCGCGCGCGAGATCAACGCGATCAAGGTGCCCGACGATGCGCCGCTGGAACTGCTGGGCCCGCTGGGCTGCGGCATCCAGACCGGTGCCGGTGCGGTGCTCAATTCGCTGAAGGTGCGCTCGGGCAGCAGCTTCGCCAGCTACGGTGCCGGCGCGGTGGGCCTGAGTGCGGTGATGGCGGCCAAGGTGGCCGGTGCCACCACCATCATCGCCATCGATGTGGTGCCGTCGCGCCTGGAGCTGGCACTGGAGCTGGGCGCTACCCACGTGGTCAACAGCCGCGAGACCGACGTGGTTGAAGCGGTGCGTGCGATCACCGGTGGCGGCGCGGATTTCGCCCTGGAATCCACCGGTCGCCCGGAAGTGCTGTCGGCCGGCATCGAGGCGCTGGGCGGGCTGGGCATGATGGGCGTGGTGGGTGCGCCGAAGCTGGGCACCACGGCCAGTTTCGATGTGAACAACCTGCTGTTGGGTGGTCGCAGCATCCGCGGCATCGTCGAAGGTGACAGCGTGCCGCAGGTGTTCATTCCGCAGCTGGTGACGCTGTTCCTGCAGGGCCGGTTCCCGTTCGACAAGCTGGTGAAGTTCTATCCGCTGGAGCAGATCAACCAGGCGGCCGAGGACAGCACGCGCGGGATCACCCTGAAGCCGATCCTGCGGATCGCGGCGTAA